One genomic region from Ovis canadensis isolate MfBH-ARS-UI-01 breed Bighorn chromosome 6, ARS-UI_OviCan_v2, whole genome shotgun sequence encodes:
- the NPFFR2 gene encoding neuropeptide FF receptor 2: protein MSEEWDSNSTESWHYMWSNDTTHDLYSDINITYVNYYLHQPQVAAIFIISYFLIFFLCMVGNTVVCFIVMWNKHMHTVTNLFILNLAISDLLVGIFCMPITLLDNIIAGWPFGSTMCKISGLVQGISVAASVFTLVAIAVDRFRCVVYPFKPKLTIKTAFVIIMIIWVLAIAIMSPSAIMLHVHEEKNYRVRFNSQDKTSPVYWCREDWPSQEMRRIYTTVLFANIYLAPLSLIVVMYGRIGISLFKRKVPHTGKQNQEQWHVVSKKKQKIIKMLLTVALLFILSWLPLWTLMMLSDYVDLSPNELQVINIYIYPFAHWLAFCNSSVNPIIYGFFNENFRRGFQDAFHLQLCQKRAKSKEAYTLRAKNTVVINTSHLSAQESTVKDPCEEIVLCRISAEKPLQELMMEELGEITSSNEM, encoded by the exons ATGAGTGAGGAATGGGATTCAAACTCTACAGAAAGCTGGCATTACATGTGGAGTAATGACACAACACATGATCTGTACTCAGATATCAATATCACCTATGTGAACTACTATCTTCACCAGCCTCAAGTGGCAGCGATTTTCATTATTTCCTACTTTTTGATCTTCTTCCTATGCATGGTGGGAAATACAGTGGTTTGCTTCATTGTAATGTGGAACAAACATATGCACACAGTCACTAATCTCTTCATCTTGAACCTGGCCATAAGTGATCTACTAGTTGGTATATTCTGCATGCCTATCACACTGCTGGACAATATTATAGCAG GATGGCCTTTTGGAAGTACAATGTGCAAGATCAGTGGCTTGGTCCAGGGAATATCCGTTGCGGCTTCTGTCTTTACTTTAGTTGCAATAGCAGTGGACAG GTTCCGATGTGTCGTCTACCCTTTTAAACCAAAGCTCACTATCAAGACGGCATTTGtcatcattatgattatctgggtcctggcCATTGCCATTATGTCCCCATCTGCAATAATGTTACAtgtacatgaagaaaaaaattaccgAGTGAGATTCAACTCCCAGGATAAAACCAGCCCAGTCTACTGGTGCCGGGAAGACTGGCCAAGTCAGGAAATGAGGAGGATCTATACCACAGTGCTGTTTGCCAATATctacctggctcccctgtccctcattGTCGTCATGTATGGAAGGATTGGAATTTCACTGTTCAAGAGGAAAGTGCCCCACACAGGCAAACAGAACCAGGAGCAGTGGCACGTGGTATCCAAGAAGAAGCAGAAGATCATTAAGATGCTCCTGACCGTGGCTCTGCTTTTCATTCTCTCCTGGTTGCCCCTGTGGACCCTGATGATGCTCTCAGATTATGTTGATCTGTCTCCAAATGAACTGCAGGTCATCAATATCTACATCTACCCCTTTGCACACTGGCTGGCCTTCTGCAACAGCAGCGTCAACCCCATCATTTATGGTTTCTTCAATGAAAATTTTCGTCGTGGTTTCCAAGATGCTTTTCACCTCCAGCTTTGCCAAAAAAGAGCAAAGTCCAAGGAAGCCTACACTCTGAGAGCTAAAAACACTGTGGTCATCAACACGTCTCATCTGTCAGCACAGGAATCAACAGTTAAAGACCCATGTGAGGAAATTGTGCTTTGTAGGATAAGTGCTGAAAAGCCCTTACAGGAATTAATGATGGAAGAATTAGGAGAAATTACCAGTAGCAATGAGATGTAA